From a region of the Lactuca sativa cultivar Salinas chromosome 4, Lsat_Salinas_v11, whole genome shotgun sequence genome:
- the LOC111921919 gene encoding transcription factor GTE9 isoform X2: protein MAKKDRFPDAYSGGFPHNEESEGSGCSGRDHMETSGYENSSGHRKKWIKLSSALHDGFGVPIQSVPLSTLPSSDKQKWLLRLRSELDQVRTFQKRVDVDRAHVTMSSSSNIISSNKVQGNLTNLRKSIDPQAQKARGTSPGVTRLQSVNEPALPETFSLQLRKQCENLLKKLMTHQHGWVFNKPVDVVALKIPDYFNVIKKPMDLGTIKVKLSSGNYSSPLQFAADVRLTFSNAMTYNPPGNDVHIMADILSKFFELRWKPIEKKLPANGSQQQQQQQPVHEVIDLVKPMPPSKKRKVTSIQEKLLPEPVKLVMTNEEKHNLSRELETHMSDLPDNIIDFLKKHGSNGSEAGEDEIEIDIDVLNDAALFELRKMLDDHAREKQTHAKAEPCVIELLNESGLSNSTMQLYKGNDVADEDVDAGGNEAPVSSYPPVELDNRNNNKQTTSGGVSSDSDSSSASEKEVKDVKAAISFTGAKQQEDEERNGGGTDSDEKTDMKHSAGNKWVSDGEENSQQSQSQKPNKMNDSSQKEKDDDGEVDENERQVSPDKLYRAALLKNRFADTILKAREKTLHQDEKADPQQLENQKRKEKARLQAEAKAAEDARRRVEAEAAAEAKRKRDLEREAARQALLKIEKTVEIDEASRFLKDLEMLRAAEPDQMLPSCLDEISPGPDSQDGSGSGSGSGSGSGLGSFKFGGTNALEQLGLYMKRDEDDEHEEEEEEEPLAFVGVGVVNNDVEEGEIN, encoded by the exons ATGGCGAAGAAGGATAGGTTTCCTGATGCTTATTCCGGTGGATTTCCTCACAATGAAGAATCTGAAGGGTCTGGTTGTTCTGGACGTGATCATATGGAGACATCTGGCTATGAGAACTCAAGTGGCCATAGAAAGAAATGGATTAAGTTGAGCTCTGCATTGCATGATGGTTTTGGTGTGCCTATACAAAGCGTCCCCTTGTCAACACTTCCATCTTCTGACAAACAGAAGTGGTTACTTCGGTTGCGATCTGAACTTGATCAAGTGAGGACATTTCAGAAGAGAGTGGATGTGGACAGGGCTCATGTAACAATGTCATCTTCCAGCAATATCATTAGCTCCAACAAAGTTCAAGGAAACCTAACAAACTTGAGGAAATCAATTGATCCACAAGCTCAGAAGGCACGAGGCACAAGTCCAGGTGTTACAAGGTTACAATCTGTAAATGAACCAGCTTTACCAGAGACTTTCAGTCTACAATTGAGGAAACAGTGTGAGAACCTGTTAAAGAAGTTAATGACACATCAGCATGGTTGGGTGTTCAATAAACCTGTTGATGTTGTTGCCCTGAAAATTCCAGATTACTTCAACGTTATCAAGAAACCCATGGATTTAGGGACCATAAAAGTTAAACTCAGCTCAGGTAACTATTCAAGTCCGCTTCAGTTTGCTGCTGATGTCAGGCTCACCTTCTCAAACGCCATGACATATAACCCTCCAGGCAATGATGTGCATATCATGGCAGATATTCTTAGTAAGTTTTTTGAACTAAGATGGAAGCCTATTGAGAAGAAACTACCAGCAAATggttctcaacaacaacaacaacaacaaccagtTCATGAAGTGATTGATTTAGTTAAGCCAATGCCTCCTTCAAAGAAGAGAAAAGTTACCTCAATACAAGAAAAGCTGTTGCCTGAGCCAGTTAAGTTGGTGATGACAAATGAagaaaaacataatctaagtaGGGAGTTGGAAACTCATATGAGTGATCTACCAGATAATATCATCGACTTTTTGAAGAAACATGGTTCAAATGGTAGTGAAGCTGGAGAAGATGAGATTGAGATTGATATTGATGTTCTTAATGATGCGGCTCTGTTTGAATTACGCAAGATGTTGGATGACCATGCTCGAGAGAAACAAACCCATGCAAAAGCAGAACCTTGTGTCATTGag CTTTTAAATGAATCAGGGCTTAGTAACTCAACTATGCAGTTATACAAAG GGAATGATGTTGCGGATGAGGATGTAGATGCTGGTGGGAATGAGGCTCCTGTTTCAAGCTATCCTCCTGTTGAATTAGATAACAGAAACAACAACAAACAGACTACTTCAGGAGGCGTCTCTAGTG ATTCTGATTCTAGCAGTGCTTCTGAAAAGGAGGTAAAAGATGTTAAAGCTGCTATTTCGTTTACTGGGGCAAAG CAGCAGGAGGATGAGGAGAGGAATGGTGGTGGAACAGATTCGGATGAGAAGACAGACATGAAGCATTCAGCAGGAAATA AGTGGGTCTCAGATGGTGAAGAAAATTCACAGCAGAGCCAGAGCCAGAAGCCAAACAAAATGAATGATAGTAGCCAGAAGGAGAAGGACGATGATG GGGAAGTGGATGAAAACGAGAGACAGGTGTCACCTGATAAGCTGTACAGGGCTGCACTTTTGAAAAACCGTTTTGCGGACACAATTCTAAAAGCTCGAGAGAAAACACTCCACCAGGACGAAAAAGCGGACCCCCAGCAACTTGAAAACCAAAAAAGGAAAG AAAAAGCGCGACTGCAAgcagaagccaaggcagcagaagATGCTCGAAGGCGAGTGGAGGCGGAAGCTGCTGCCGAAGCAAAACGGAAAAGAGACCTGGAGAGGGAAGCAGCCCGACAAGCATTACTCAAG ATTGAAAAGACGGTTGAGATCGATGAGGCTTCTCGGTTTCTGAAAGACTTGGAAATGCTAAGGGCTGCAGAGCCAGACCAGATGCTACCGAGTTGCTTAGATGAGATAAGCCCTGGCCCCGACTCACAGGATGGGTCCGGCtcgggttcgggttcgggttcgggttcagGATTAGGGAGTTTTAAATTTGGAGGCACCAATGCTTTGGAACAACTAGGCTTATATATGAAAAGGGATGAAGATGATGaacatgaagaagaggaagaggaagaacCACTTGCTTTTGTGGGTGTTGGGGTAGTAAATAATGACGTCGAAGAGGGTGAAATCAACtga
- the LOC111921919 gene encoding transcription factor GTE9 isoform X4: MAKKDRFPDAYSGGFPHNEESEGSGCSGRDHMETSGYENSSGHRKKWIKLSSALHDGFGVPIQSVPLSTLPSSDKQKWLLRLRSELDQVRTFQKRVDVDRAHVTMSSSSNIISSNKVQGNLTNLRKSIDPQAQKARGTSPGVTRLQSVNEPALPETFSLQLRKQCENLLKKLMTHQHGWVFNKPVDVVALKIPDYFNVIKKPMDLGTIKVKLSSGNYSSPLQFAADVRLTFSNAMTYNPPGNDVHIMADILSKFFELRWKPIEKKLPANGSQQQQQQQPVHEVIDLVKPMPPSKKRKVTSIQEKLLPEPVKLVMTNEEKHNLSRELETHMSDLPDNIIDFLKKHGSNGSEAGEDEIEIDIDVLNDAALFELRKMLDDHAREKQTHAKAEPCVIELLNESGLSNSTMQLYKGNDVADEDVDAGGNEAPVSSYPPVELDNRNNNKQTTSGGVSSDSDSSSASEKEVKDVKAAISFTGAKQQEDEERNGGGTDSDEKTDMKHSAGNNGEENSQQSQSQKPNKMNDSSQKEKDDDGEVDENERQVSPDKLYRAALLKNRFADTILKAREKTLHQDEKADPQQLENQKRKEKARLQAEAKAAEDARRRVEAEAAAEAKRKRDLEREAARQALLKIEKTVEIDEASRFLKDLEMLRAAEPDQMLPSCLDEISPGPDSQDGSGSGSGSGSGSGLGSFKFGGTNALEQLGLYMKRDEDDEHEEEEEEEPLAFVGVGVVNNDVEEGEIN; this comes from the exons ATGGCGAAGAAGGATAGGTTTCCTGATGCTTATTCCGGTGGATTTCCTCACAATGAAGAATCTGAAGGGTCTGGTTGTTCTGGACGTGATCATATGGAGACATCTGGCTATGAGAACTCAAGTGGCCATAGAAAGAAATGGATTAAGTTGAGCTCTGCATTGCATGATGGTTTTGGTGTGCCTATACAAAGCGTCCCCTTGTCAACACTTCCATCTTCTGACAAACAGAAGTGGTTACTTCGGTTGCGATCTGAACTTGATCAAGTGAGGACATTTCAGAAGAGAGTGGATGTGGACAGGGCTCATGTAACAATGTCATCTTCCAGCAATATCATTAGCTCCAACAAAGTTCAAGGAAACCTAACAAACTTGAGGAAATCAATTGATCCACAAGCTCAGAAGGCACGAGGCACAAGTCCAGGTGTTACAAGGTTACAATCTGTAAATGAACCAGCTTTACCAGAGACTTTCAGTCTACAATTGAGGAAACAGTGTGAGAACCTGTTAAAGAAGTTAATGACACATCAGCATGGTTGGGTGTTCAATAAACCTGTTGATGTTGTTGCCCTGAAAATTCCAGATTACTTCAACGTTATCAAGAAACCCATGGATTTAGGGACCATAAAAGTTAAACTCAGCTCAGGTAACTATTCAAGTCCGCTTCAGTTTGCTGCTGATGTCAGGCTCACCTTCTCAAACGCCATGACATATAACCCTCCAGGCAATGATGTGCATATCATGGCAGATATTCTTAGTAAGTTTTTTGAACTAAGATGGAAGCCTATTGAGAAGAAACTACCAGCAAATggttctcaacaacaacaacaacaacaaccagtTCATGAAGTGATTGATTTAGTTAAGCCAATGCCTCCTTCAAAGAAGAGAAAAGTTACCTCAATACAAGAAAAGCTGTTGCCTGAGCCAGTTAAGTTGGTGATGACAAATGAagaaaaacataatctaagtaGGGAGTTGGAAACTCATATGAGTGATCTACCAGATAATATCATCGACTTTTTGAAGAAACATGGTTCAAATGGTAGTGAAGCTGGAGAAGATGAGATTGAGATTGATATTGATGTTCTTAATGATGCGGCTCTGTTTGAATTACGCAAGATGTTGGATGACCATGCTCGAGAGAAACAAACCCATGCAAAAGCAGAACCTTGTGTCATTGag CTTTTAAATGAATCAGGGCTTAGTAACTCAACTATGCAGTTATACAAAG GGAATGATGTTGCGGATGAGGATGTAGATGCTGGTGGGAATGAGGCTCCTGTTTCAAGCTATCCTCCTGTTGAATTAGATAACAGAAACAACAACAAACAGACTACTTCAGGAGGCGTCTCTAGTG ATTCTGATTCTAGCAGTGCTTCTGAAAAGGAGGTAAAAGATGTTAAAGCTGCTATTTCGTTTACTGGGGCAAAG CAGCAGGAGGATGAGGAGAGGAATGGTGGTGGAACAGATTCGGATGAGAAGACAGACATGAAGCATTCAGCAGGAAATA ATGGTGAAGAAAATTCACAGCAGAGCCAGAGCCAGAAGCCAAACAAAATGAATGATAGTAGCCAGAAGGAGAAGGACGATGATG GGGAAGTGGATGAAAACGAGAGACAGGTGTCACCTGATAAGCTGTACAGGGCTGCACTTTTGAAAAACCGTTTTGCGGACACAATTCTAAAAGCTCGAGAGAAAACACTCCACCAGGACGAAAAAGCGGACCCCCAGCAACTTGAAAACCAAAAAAGGAAAG AAAAAGCGCGACTGCAAgcagaagccaaggcagcagaagATGCTCGAAGGCGAGTGGAGGCGGAAGCTGCTGCCGAAGCAAAACGGAAAAGAGACCTGGAGAGGGAAGCAGCCCGACAAGCATTACTCAAG ATTGAAAAGACGGTTGAGATCGATGAGGCTTCTCGGTTTCTGAAAGACTTGGAAATGCTAAGGGCTGCAGAGCCAGACCAGATGCTACCGAGTTGCTTAGATGAGATAAGCCCTGGCCCCGACTCACAGGATGGGTCCGGCtcgggttcgggttcgggttcgggttcagGATTAGGGAGTTTTAAATTTGGAGGCACCAATGCTTTGGAACAACTAGGCTTATATATGAAAAGGGATGAAGATGATGaacatgaagaagaggaagaggaagaacCACTTGCTTTTGTGGGTGTTGGGGTAGTAAATAATGACGTCGAAGAGGGTGAAATCAACtga
- the LOC111921919 gene encoding transcription factor GTE9 isoform X1 — protein sequence MAKKDRFPDAYSGGFPHNEESEGSGCSGRDHMETSGYENSSGHRKKWIKLSSALHDGFGVPIQSVPLSTLPSSDKQKWLLRLRSELDQVRTFQKRVDVDRAHVTMSSSSNIISSNKVQGNLTNLRKSIDPQAQKARGTSPGVTRLQSVNEPALPETFSLQLRKQCENLLKKLMTHQHGWVFNKPVDVVALKIPDYFNVIKKPMDLGTIKVKLSSGNYSSPLQFAADVRLTFSNAMTYNPPGNDVHIMADILSKFFELRWKPIEKKLPANGSQQQQQQQPVHEVIDLVKPMPPSKKRKVTSIQEKLLPEPVKLVMTNEEKHNLSRELETHMSDLPDNIIDFLKKHGSNGSEAGEDEIEIDIDVLNDAALFELRKMLDDHAREKQTHAKAEPCVIELLNESGLSNSTMQLYKGNDVADEDVDAGGNEAPVSSYPPVELDNRNNNKQTTSGGVSSDSDSSSASEKEVKDVKAAISFTGAKQQQEDEERNGGGTDSDEKTDMKHSAGNKWVSDGEENSQQSQSQKPNKMNDSSQKEKDDDGEVDENERQVSPDKLYRAALLKNRFADTILKAREKTLHQDEKADPQQLENQKRKEKARLQAEAKAAEDARRRVEAEAAAEAKRKRDLEREAARQALLKIEKTVEIDEASRFLKDLEMLRAAEPDQMLPSCLDEISPGPDSQDGSGSGSGSGSGSGLGSFKFGGTNALEQLGLYMKRDEDDEHEEEEEEEPLAFVGVGVVNNDVEEGEIN from the exons ATGGCGAAGAAGGATAGGTTTCCTGATGCTTATTCCGGTGGATTTCCTCACAATGAAGAATCTGAAGGGTCTGGTTGTTCTGGACGTGATCATATGGAGACATCTGGCTATGAGAACTCAAGTGGCCATAGAAAGAAATGGATTAAGTTGAGCTCTGCATTGCATGATGGTTTTGGTGTGCCTATACAAAGCGTCCCCTTGTCAACACTTCCATCTTCTGACAAACAGAAGTGGTTACTTCGGTTGCGATCTGAACTTGATCAAGTGAGGACATTTCAGAAGAGAGTGGATGTGGACAGGGCTCATGTAACAATGTCATCTTCCAGCAATATCATTAGCTCCAACAAAGTTCAAGGAAACCTAACAAACTTGAGGAAATCAATTGATCCACAAGCTCAGAAGGCACGAGGCACAAGTCCAGGTGTTACAAGGTTACAATCTGTAAATGAACCAGCTTTACCAGAGACTTTCAGTCTACAATTGAGGAAACAGTGTGAGAACCTGTTAAAGAAGTTAATGACACATCAGCATGGTTGGGTGTTCAATAAACCTGTTGATGTTGTTGCCCTGAAAATTCCAGATTACTTCAACGTTATCAAGAAACCCATGGATTTAGGGACCATAAAAGTTAAACTCAGCTCAGGTAACTATTCAAGTCCGCTTCAGTTTGCTGCTGATGTCAGGCTCACCTTCTCAAACGCCATGACATATAACCCTCCAGGCAATGATGTGCATATCATGGCAGATATTCTTAGTAAGTTTTTTGAACTAAGATGGAAGCCTATTGAGAAGAAACTACCAGCAAATggttctcaacaacaacaacaacaacaaccagtTCATGAAGTGATTGATTTAGTTAAGCCAATGCCTCCTTCAAAGAAGAGAAAAGTTACCTCAATACAAGAAAAGCTGTTGCCTGAGCCAGTTAAGTTGGTGATGACAAATGAagaaaaacataatctaagtaGGGAGTTGGAAACTCATATGAGTGATCTACCAGATAATATCATCGACTTTTTGAAGAAACATGGTTCAAATGGTAGTGAAGCTGGAGAAGATGAGATTGAGATTGATATTGATGTTCTTAATGATGCGGCTCTGTTTGAATTACGCAAGATGTTGGATGACCATGCTCGAGAGAAACAAACCCATGCAAAAGCAGAACCTTGTGTCATTGag CTTTTAAATGAATCAGGGCTTAGTAACTCAACTATGCAGTTATACAAAG GGAATGATGTTGCGGATGAGGATGTAGATGCTGGTGGGAATGAGGCTCCTGTTTCAAGCTATCCTCCTGTTGAATTAGATAACAGAAACAACAACAAACAGACTACTTCAGGAGGCGTCTCTAGTG ATTCTGATTCTAGCAGTGCTTCTGAAAAGGAGGTAAAAGATGTTAAAGCTGCTATTTCGTTTACTGGGGCAAAG CAGCAGCAGGAGGATGAGGAGAGGAATGGTGGTGGAACAGATTCGGATGAGAAGACAGACATGAAGCATTCAGCAGGAAATA AGTGGGTCTCAGATGGTGAAGAAAATTCACAGCAGAGCCAGAGCCAGAAGCCAAACAAAATGAATGATAGTAGCCAGAAGGAGAAGGACGATGATG GGGAAGTGGATGAAAACGAGAGACAGGTGTCACCTGATAAGCTGTACAGGGCTGCACTTTTGAAAAACCGTTTTGCGGACACAATTCTAAAAGCTCGAGAGAAAACACTCCACCAGGACGAAAAAGCGGACCCCCAGCAACTTGAAAACCAAAAAAGGAAAG AAAAAGCGCGACTGCAAgcagaagccaaggcagcagaagATGCTCGAAGGCGAGTGGAGGCGGAAGCTGCTGCCGAAGCAAAACGGAAAAGAGACCTGGAGAGGGAAGCAGCCCGACAAGCATTACTCAAG ATTGAAAAGACGGTTGAGATCGATGAGGCTTCTCGGTTTCTGAAAGACTTGGAAATGCTAAGGGCTGCAGAGCCAGACCAGATGCTACCGAGTTGCTTAGATGAGATAAGCCCTGGCCCCGACTCACAGGATGGGTCCGGCtcgggttcgggttcgggttcgggttcagGATTAGGGAGTTTTAAATTTGGAGGCACCAATGCTTTGGAACAACTAGGCTTATATATGAAAAGGGATGAAGATGATGaacatgaagaagaggaagaggaagaacCACTTGCTTTTGTGGGTGTTGGGGTAGTAAATAATGACGTCGAAGAGGGTGAAATCAACtga
- the LOC111921919 gene encoding transcription factor GTE9 isoform X3, which produces MAKKDRFPDAYSGGFPHNEESEGSGCSGRDHMETSGYENSSGHRKKWIKLSSALHDGFGVPIQSVPLSTLPSSDKQKWLLRLRSELDQVRTFQKRVDVDRAHVTMSSSSNIISSNKVQGNLTNLRKSIDPQAQKARGTSPGVTRLQSVNEPALPETFSLQLRKQCENLLKKLMTHQHGWVFNKPVDVVALKIPDYFNVIKKPMDLGTIKVKLSSGNYSSPLQFAADVRLTFSNAMTYNPPGNDVHIMADILSKFFELRWKPIEKKLPANGSQQQQQQQPVHEVIDLVKPMPPSKKRKVTSIQEKLLPEPVKLVMTNEEKHNLSRELETHMSDLPDNIIDFLKKHGSNGSEAGEDEIEIDIDVLNDAALFELRKMLDDHAREKQTHAKAEPCVIELLNESGLSNSTMQLYKGNDVADEDVDAGGNEAPVSSYPPVELDNRNNNKQTTSGGVSSDSDSSSASEKEVKDVKAAISFTGAKQQQEDEERNGGGTDSDEKTDMKHSAGNNGEENSQQSQSQKPNKMNDSSQKEKDDDGEVDENERQVSPDKLYRAALLKNRFADTILKAREKTLHQDEKADPQQLENQKRKEKARLQAEAKAAEDARRRVEAEAAAEAKRKRDLEREAARQALLKIEKTVEIDEASRFLKDLEMLRAAEPDQMLPSCLDEISPGPDSQDGSGSGSGSGSGSGLGSFKFGGTNALEQLGLYMKRDEDDEHEEEEEEEPLAFVGVGVVNNDVEEGEIN; this is translated from the exons ATGGCGAAGAAGGATAGGTTTCCTGATGCTTATTCCGGTGGATTTCCTCACAATGAAGAATCTGAAGGGTCTGGTTGTTCTGGACGTGATCATATGGAGACATCTGGCTATGAGAACTCAAGTGGCCATAGAAAGAAATGGATTAAGTTGAGCTCTGCATTGCATGATGGTTTTGGTGTGCCTATACAAAGCGTCCCCTTGTCAACACTTCCATCTTCTGACAAACAGAAGTGGTTACTTCGGTTGCGATCTGAACTTGATCAAGTGAGGACATTTCAGAAGAGAGTGGATGTGGACAGGGCTCATGTAACAATGTCATCTTCCAGCAATATCATTAGCTCCAACAAAGTTCAAGGAAACCTAACAAACTTGAGGAAATCAATTGATCCACAAGCTCAGAAGGCACGAGGCACAAGTCCAGGTGTTACAAGGTTACAATCTGTAAATGAACCAGCTTTACCAGAGACTTTCAGTCTACAATTGAGGAAACAGTGTGAGAACCTGTTAAAGAAGTTAATGACACATCAGCATGGTTGGGTGTTCAATAAACCTGTTGATGTTGTTGCCCTGAAAATTCCAGATTACTTCAACGTTATCAAGAAACCCATGGATTTAGGGACCATAAAAGTTAAACTCAGCTCAGGTAACTATTCAAGTCCGCTTCAGTTTGCTGCTGATGTCAGGCTCACCTTCTCAAACGCCATGACATATAACCCTCCAGGCAATGATGTGCATATCATGGCAGATATTCTTAGTAAGTTTTTTGAACTAAGATGGAAGCCTATTGAGAAGAAACTACCAGCAAATggttctcaacaacaacaacaacaacaaccagtTCATGAAGTGATTGATTTAGTTAAGCCAATGCCTCCTTCAAAGAAGAGAAAAGTTACCTCAATACAAGAAAAGCTGTTGCCTGAGCCAGTTAAGTTGGTGATGACAAATGAagaaaaacataatctaagtaGGGAGTTGGAAACTCATATGAGTGATCTACCAGATAATATCATCGACTTTTTGAAGAAACATGGTTCAAATGGTAGTGAAGCTGGAGAAGATGAGATTGAGATTGATATTGATGTTCTTAATGATGCGGCTCTGTTTGAATTACGCAAGATGTTGGATGACCATGCTCGAGAGAAACAAACCCATGCAAAAGCAGAACCTTGTGTCATTGag CTTTTAAATGAATCAGGGCTTAGTAACTCAACTATGCAGTTATACAAAG GGAATGATGTTGCGGATGAGGATGTAGATGCTGGTGGGAATGAGGCTCCTGTTTCAAGCTATCCTCCTGTTGAATTAGATAACAGAAACAACAACAAACAGACTACTTCAGGAGGCGTCTCTAGTG ATTCTGATTCTAGCAGTGCTTCTGAAAAGGAGGTAAAAGATGTTAAAGCTGCTATTTCGTTTACTGGGGCAAAG CAGCAGCAGGAGGATGAGGAGAGGAATGGTGGTGGAACAGATTCGGATGAGAAGACAGACATGAAGCATTCAGCAGGAAATA ATGGTGAAGAAAATTCACAGCAGAGCCAGAGCCAGAAGCCAAACAAAATGAATGATAGTAGCCAGAAGGAGAAGGACGATGATG GGGAAGTGGATGAAAACGAGAGACAGGTGTCACCTGATAAGCTGTACAGGGCTGCACTTTTGAAAAACCGTTTTGCGGACACAATTCTAAAAGCTCGAGAGAAAACACTCCACCAGGACGAAAAAGCGGACCCCCAGCAACTTGAAAACCAAAAAAGGAAAG AAAAAGCGCGACTGCAAgcagaagccaaggcagcagaagATGCTCGAAGGCGAGTGGAGGCGGAAGCTGCTGCCGAAGCAAAACGGAAAAGAGACCTGGAGAGGGAAGCAGCCCGACAAGCATTACTCAAG ATTGAAAAGACGGTTGAGATCGATGAGGCTTCTCGGTTTCTGAAAGACTTGGAAATGCTAAGGGCTGCAGAGCCAGACCAGATGCTACCGAGTTGCTTAGATGAGATAAGCCCTGGCCCCGACTCACAGGATGGGTCCGGCtcgggttcgggttcgggttcgggttcagGATTAGGGAGTTTTAAATTTGGAGGCACCAATGCTTTGGAACAACTAGGCTTATATATGAAAAGGGATGAAGATGATGaacatgaagaagaggaagaggaagaacCACTTGCTTTTGTGGGTGTTGGGGTAGTAAATAATGACGTCGAAGAGGGTGAAATCAACtga